GACGTCGACCAGCTCGACGCCCCGAGCCGAGCCCTCGCCGAGGCCGCCGACGCGGTCGGCGAGGCCGCCCGCTACGCCTCCGGCCTGGCCTTCGGAACCCGCCTGCCCGCCGCAGCGCTGGCCAGGGGAGGGCACAGCAGGCGCGGTTGGCGCACCCTGCTGCGCACCCTCACCGACCCGGCGGGTCTCGGCTGGGCCGCGCGCGGCCGGGGCGCGGCCCGCGCCGGCCGCCTCGCGGGGGTCCTGGCCGGCCGGGAGAGCCTCGCCGTCAGCATCGCGGTCTGCGGGCTCAAGGCCAGGATCCGGGCCGCGAGCGCGGACCGTCCCGAACTCCTGGCGGACGCCGGAACCGCGGCGGTCCTGCGGGCCGTGGAAGCCGGCCGCCAGGCCGAGGCCGCCGGCCTGTTCCGCGGCATCATGCACGAGCGCGGCGCCGAGCACGCCTTCTCCCTGCTGGCGCCGTCGTTCGCCGACATCCTCGCCTGGCACGCCCTGACCGACGCGAACCCCTTCAACGACCACGCCGGCTGGCAGGTCGCCACCGGCCGGGCCGAGACGGCCCGCCCGCTCCTTGGACTCGCCGCCGCCCTGTGGGCCTTCTGCGACCGCGGCGCCGGCCTGCCCGCAAGGCCACCGACGACGCCGGCCGCCGAGCGCGGGCCCGTCCGGCGCAGGACCGCCGACCGGCCGCCGAAGCCGTACCGGCCGGCGGCGCGCCCCCCGGGCGGGAGCCTGCACGACCACGCCGCCGCCCTGCATACTCACGCGGTCCGGCTGCGGGGAGCCGCGGCCTGCTCACCGGGGTGGCAGGGCCGGGACGCCGAAGCCCTGCGCGCGGAGGTCGACAGCCTGGCCACCCGCTGCGGGAGGGCGGCCGGCGGCCTCGCCCTCGCCGCCGCCCAACTGCGCGACCGGTGACGGCGGGGAGCGCGTACGGCCGGGACCGGCCGTGATGACGCTCCCTCAGTCCCCGGCGGCTTCCCAGAGCCGGCGCAGCGCGGCCAGGGCACGTTCGGCGACTTCCTCCGGGGCACCGGACACGTCCACCGCGACGCCGAGCTCGTCGCCCTGGAGCGGCTCCAGCGTGGCGAACTGCGACTCCAGCAGGCTGGTGGGCATGAAGTGGCCCTTGCGCGCCGCCATCCGCTCCTCGATCAGCGAGCGTTCACCGGTGAGGTGTACGAAGACGGCCCCGGGGGCCGCGGCGCGCAGCCGGTCGCGGTAGGCCCGCTTGAGCGAGGACGCGGCGATCACCCCGCCGCACGCCGTCCCGGCACGGTTGCGGATCCACTCGCCCACGGCGTCCAGCCAGGGCCACCGGTCCGCGTCGTCCAGGGGGTGGCCGGCTGCCATCTTGGCGATGTTGGCGGCCGGATGGAAGGCATCGCCCTCCGCGTAGGGGAGGCCGAGCCGTTCCGCGAGCAGCCGGCCCACGGTCGTCTTGCCCGTGCCGGCCACGCCCATCATCACAACGACGCGCTGGGTGCCCACGTCCACCTCGCTGTCCTCGTCGACACCGGTTCGTGAAGCACCACTGAAGCGCATTAAGTACGACGTATTCAAGCCTCAGGGCGAAGACATCACATCTTTTGCCGACGGGGCGTCAACCGTACGCTTGCGCCATGACCACCCAAGGCGCCGAAAACGGTCCGGGACCGGGCCTGCACGCCCACGTGCTGGACACCGTCGGCCTCGCGATCGCCGCGGGCGAGTACCCGCCCGGCAGCGTCCTGCGTACGGACGAGATGGCCGAACGCTTCGGCGCCTCCCGCACCGTGGTGCGCGAGGCCGTCCGCGTCCTGGAGTCGATGCACCTGGTCGAGTCCCGCCGCCGGGTCGGCGTCACCGTGCGCCCCGCCGACGCGTGGAACGTCTACGACCCCCGGGTGATCCGCTGGCGGCTGGCCGGTCCCGACCGGCCCCGGCAGCTGCGCTCCCTCACCGTGCTGCGCTCCGCGATCGAGCCGGTGGCGGCCGGTCTCGCCGCGACCCTGGCGACCCCCCGGCACTGCGCCGACCTCACCGCTGCGGCCCTCGGCATGGTCCGCACCTCACGCGGGCACCGGCTCGACGACTACCTGCGGTACGACATCGCCTTCCACCGTGTGGTGTTGGACGCCTCCGGGAACGAGATGTTCGCCCGCCTCGGGGACGTGGTCGCGGAGGTCCTGACGGGGCGCACCGAACACGAGGTGATGTTCCACGACCCCGACCCCGCCGCCGTCACGCTGCACGTCCAGGTGGCCGAGGCGATCCGCGAGGGCGACGCCGCCCGCGCCGAGACCCTGACCCGGCGGATAGCGGTGGGCGCGCTGGAGGAACTGGACGTCCTGCTCGCTCCGTAGGGCGTGGTGCGCGGCTCCGTCCGCCCGCGCCGCGTCCGGTCACCGGAGCCGCCTGCGGGGCGGTCGGGGATAATGTCCGCGAACGGCACAAGCAGTGGAGACGCCGGCCGCGCGGCGGCCCGGCAGGAGAGGGAGCCCCCGATGGACGTGCAGCACTTCGAGCGGATCACCGCTTTCATCGAGGCGCGGCTCACCCCGCTGTTCGACGAGGCCACGGGAAGCGAGCACGGCTTCTCGATGGACGACACCTCGCGCGCCCTGCGCGCGCTGCGCAACTCCGTCCTGGAGGCCTCGGCAGTCAAGGGCCTCATCGAGAAGCGGGAGGCGGCCGAGCCGGCCATGCGCCGGGTGATCGACCAGTCCGTCGAGCACAACTGGGACGTGCTGCGCGGGATCGCCC
This DNA window, taken from Streptomyces sp. TN58, encodes the following:
- a CDS encoding FadR/GntR family transcriptional regulator gives rise to the protein MTTQGAENGPGPGLHAHVLDTVGLAIAAGEYPPGSVLRTDEMAERFGASRTVVREAVRVLESMHLVESRRRVGVTVRPADAWNVYDPRVIRWRLAGPDRPRQLRSLTVLRSAIEPVAAGLAATLATPRHCADLTAAALGMVRTSRGHRLDDYLRYDIAFHRVVLDASGNEMFARLGDVVAEVLTGRTEHEVMFHDPDPAAVTLHVQVAEAIREGDAARAETLTRRIAVGALEELDVLLAP
- a CDS encoding gluconokinase, whose product is MGTQRVVVMMGVAGTGKTTVGRLLAERLGLPYAEGDAFHPAANIAKMAAGHPLDDADRWPWLDAVGEWIRNRAGTACGGVIAASSLKRAYRDRLRAAAPGAVFVHLTGERSLIEERMAARKGHFMPTSLLESQFATLEPLQGDELGVAVDVSGAPEEVAERALAALRRLWEAAGD